In Vitis vinifera cultivar Pinot Noir 40024 chromosome 11, ASM3070453v1, a genomic segment contains:
- the LOC100242337 gene encoding blue copper protein: MARRFSTVVFAVMVVAALVQSSKAETHEVGDDLKWTVPSNGSVAYQNWAAGETFLVGDVLEFEFTTGAHDVAKVTKTAFDACNSTNPISHKTTGPANFTLDTSGEHYFICTVGTHCSLGQKLAVNVSAARAETEFIVGDSLGWTVPSGGAVTYQNWAANKTFVVGDSLKFNFTTGAHDVAEVTKAAFTACNGTNPISHETEGPADIDLDTAGEHYFICTVGSHCSLGQKLAINVTTNSSTSPTTPPSSSTTPTSPSPSGGPSQSPSGSTTPPSPGSAPSFSVAGLSATLLSVAAALLY, from the exons ATGGCGAGAAGATTCAGTACTGTTGTTTTTGCAGTGATGGTGGTGGCAGCTCTGGTACAGAGCTCGAAGGCCGAGACACACGAGGTGGGTGATGACCTGAAGTGGACAGTCCCTTCAAACGGTTCTGTCGCTTACCAGAACTGGGCCGCCGGCGAGACATTCCTTGTCGGAGACGTTCTCG AATTTGAATTTACTACTGGGGCACATGATGTGGCGAAGGTTACCAAGACTGCCTTCGATGCCTGCAATTCCACGAATCCCATCTCCCATAAAACCACAGGTCCTGCAAACTTCACTCTTGATACTTCCGGTGAGCATTATTTCATCTGCACCGTGGGCACCCACTGTAGCTTGGGTCAGAAGCTGGCCGTCAACGTCTCTGCTGCCAGAGCTGAGACTGAGTTCATCGTCGGAGACTCTTTGGGTTGGACTGTTCCTTCGGGCGGTGCCGTTACTTACCAGAACTGGGCTGCGAACAAGACCTTCGTGGTGGGAGACAGTCTGA AATTCAATTTCACAACCGGAGCACATGATGTTGCCGAAGTTACAAAGGCGGCGTTCACTGCCTGCAATGGCACAAACCCCATCTCCCATGAAACCGAAGGCCCTGCAGATATCGATCTTGACACCGCCGGTGAACACTATTTCATCTGCACCGTCGGTAGCCACTGCTCCCTCGGCCAGAAGTTGGCCATTAACGTCACTACCAACTCTTCCACAAGTCCAACCACCCCACCCTCCAGCTCCACCACTCCCACATCACCGTCCCCCTCAGGTGGTCCATCACAATCCCCTTCAGGTTCTACCACCCCTCCTTCACCAGGCTCTGCTCCCTCTTTCTCCGTCGCCGGTTTATCTGCTACCCTCTTGTCCGTTGCAGCTGCATTGTTGTATTAG
- the LOC100245731 gene encoding umecyanin, giving the protein MAARVEIIGCLIVVAVLLQGAAAADTHHVGGNISWSIPTEGESAYTTWASGEDFKLGDTIVFNWTGTHTVARVSKDVYDNCTTANVLDNDIQATSPVNYTLNSTEPQYFICTIGRHCSLGQKVTISISSATSLTVGAVTTMLLVMAISFLTSI; this is encoded by the exons ATGGCGGCTCGCGTTGAAATCATCGGGTGCTTGATCGTTGTTGCGGTTCTTCTCCAGGGTGCAGCAGCAGCTGATACACACCATGTTGGAGGCAATATATCATGGTCTATTCCTACTGAAGGCGAGTCTGCATACACGACCTGGGCTAGTGGAGAGGATTTCAAGCTTGGCGACACCATTG TGTTCAATTGGACTGGAACACACACCGTGGCCAGGGTATCCAAGGACGTTTATGATAACTGCACCACAGCCAATGTATTAGACAATGATATCCAAGCAACAAGCCCAGTAAATTATACTCTGAATTCTACAGAGCCTCAGTACTTCATCTGCACCATCGGTCGACACTGCTCACTTGGCCAGAAGGTCACCATCAGCATCTCATCTGCCACATCTCTCACCGTTGGTGCTGTAACCACCATGCTCTTGGTCATGGCCATCTCTTTCTTGACTTCCATATAA